One genomic segment of Leptospira sp. WS92.C1 includes these proteins:
- a CDS encoding phytoene desaturase family protein, with amino-acid sequence MDIKETHYDLILIGSGIGALTVASLMAQYRNKRVLILEQHFKAGGFTHVFKREGKFLWDVGIHYIGDMDKNSMLRKIFDLVTRNEIEWYKMPQIFEKFVYPGFTFGENSDPKEYQKDLILLFPDEFQAIENYFDDVQRIAGWHGRHMMLKALPPFLDKFEHTIDLIGTDSALITTKDYLDRNFKSPKLKAILASQWGDYGLPPSQSAFAIHSMIVAHYLRGGYYPVGGSGVIAQSVQKIIQEKGGRILLSREVQEILIQDGKAVGVRVKNRKKSEEANREILEEYTADTIISNAGALNTYTKLIPSKFQIPFLDKLKTFADRFPLTTNVTLYIGLKDDPRKLGFLGENYWIYSTLDHDQNFKDGLNWIQNDSVPGAYLSFPSLKDPHAHAHTAEVIAFTDYTPFLKWKDQPWKERDEEYKQLKESIKNRLLNYLEERFPGFKDMVEYTEVSTPLTTEHFTLHKKGTIYGLPCVPDRFRETEAPWFSTITPIKNLFLTGADAASPGMSGAMMGGISAVAHLADGLKMIQIFREAGKRK; translated from the coding sequence ATGGATATCAAAGAAACTCATTACGATCTGATCCTAATCGGATCCGGAATCGGCGCCTTAACCGTTGCTTCTTTGATGGCACAATATAGAAACAAAAGAGTTCTGATTCTCGAACAACACTTTAAGGCTGGAGGGTTTACCCATGTGTTTAAAAGAGAAGGAAAATTTCTTTGGGATGTGGGGATCCATTATATCGGAGATATGGATAAAAATTCCATGTTACGTAAAATTTTCGATCTTGTGACTCGCAACGAAATCGAATGGTATAAAATGCCTCAGATTTTTGAAAAGTTCGTTTATCCGGGTTTTACGTTTGGTGAAAACAGTGATCCGAAAGAATATCAAAAAGACCTAATATTATTATTTCCTGATGAATTCCAAGCGATCGAAAATTATTTCGACGACGTCCAAAGAATAGCTGGATGGCACGGAAGACATATGATGCTAAAAGCACTTCCGCCATTCTTGGATAAATTCGAACATACGATCGATTTGATTGGCACCGATTCCGCATTGATTACGACAAAAGATTATTTGGATAGGAATTTTAAATCACCCAAGTTGAAAGCGATTCTCGCCTCTCAGTGGGGGGACTACGGTCTTCCACCTTCTCAGAGTGCCTTTGCAATTCACTCAATGATCGTAGCCCACTATCTTCGAGGCGGATATTATCCGGTAGGTGGCTCTGGAGTGATCGCACAATCCGTTCAAAAGATCATTCAAGAAAAAGGAGGACGGATTCTTCTTTCCAGAGAAGTTCAAGAAATTCTAATACAAGACGGAAAGGCAGTGGGGGTTCGGGTTAAGAATAGAAAAAAATCCGAAGAAGCCAATCGAGAAATTTTAGAAGAATATACCGCCGACACGATCATTTCCAATGCAGGTGCTCTAAACACTTATACAAAACTGATTCCTTCTAAATTTCAAATTCCTTTCTTGGATAAACTCAAGACCTTTGCTGATCGCTTTCCGCTCACCACTAACGTAACACTTTATATCGGACTCAAAGACGATCCGAGGAAACTTGGCTTCTTAGGAGAAAATTATTGGATTTATAGCACCTTGGATCATGATCAGAATTTTAAAGACGGTTTGAATTGGATTCAAAACGACTCGGTCCCCGGCGCCTATCTCTCCTTTCCTTCCCTCAAAGATCCTCACGCACACGCACATACGGCAGAAGTCATCGCTTTTACGGATTACACACCCTTCTTAAAATGGAAGGACCAACCTTGGAAGGAAAGAGACGAAGAATACAAACAGCTCAAAGAGTCCATCAAAAACAGACTTTTAAACTATCTCGAAGAACGTTTTCCAGGATTTAAGGATATGGTAGAATACACTGAAGTTTCGACACCCCTTACGACGGAACATTTCACACTTCATAAAAAAGGAACGATCTACGGACTTCCTTGTGTACCGGATCGATTTCGAGAAACAGAAGCGCCTTGGTTTTCTACGATCACTCCGATTAAAAATTTATTTCTCACAGGAGCCGACGCAGCCTCTCCAGGCATGAGCGGAGCAATGATGGGCGGTATCAGTGCTGTCGCCCATCTTGCGGACGGACTCAAGATGATCCAAATCTTTCGAGAAGCAGGTAAAAGGAAATAA
- a CDS encoding acyl-CoA thioesterase yields the protein MPRIQLELPQKFIWSVDLDVRIYDVNFADHLAHDRVISLLHEARARFFLEHNYNELNVDGLGIIMTDIAVVYKAEAFFRDKIRVEITAGDFNPRGCDIFYRMSHAAGPANGKVICEAKTGIVFMDYTTRKLGNLPEGFRKIFS from the coding sequence ATGCCCAGAATCCAACTAGAACTTCCGCAAAAATTCATTTGGTCTGTAGATCTTGACGTCCGTATCTATGACGTCAATTTTGCGGATCACTTAGCTCACGATCGAGTCATTTCACTTTTACACGAAGCGCGGGCCAGATTTTTTTTAGAACACAACTACAACGAACTCAACGTGGACGGTCTCGGGATCATCATGACCGATATCGCGGTCGTCTACAAAGCGGAAGCTTTTTTTAGGGATAAAATCCGTGTGGAAATCACAGCGGGTGATTTTAATCCGAGAGGATGCGACATTTTTTATAGAATGTCCCATGCAGCCGGACCTGCAAACGGAAAAGTGATCTGCGAGGCAAAAACCGGAATCGTCTTTATGGACTATACTACCCGCAAGTTGGGAAATCTTCCCGAAGGATTTCGGAAAATTTTTTCATAA
- a CDS encoding aldehyde dehydrogenase family protein has protein sequence MSVNTIANPNLKTNGNYTGKGYQVAQNPATLEEIGRVANTDLTKMPEIFKKARDAQKQWAQTKFTIRKKHVLKMRDYIVDHAEELAEIVSKDNGKSRMDALATEVLPAALAADWYAKNARHHLQPKKLPMSTFLFFNKKNELHRVPLGVVGIISPWNYPLSIPFGEITMGLMAGNAILLKVAQATILVGQAIERIVAAGELPEGLFYHIVGSGGSVSKGFFENRVDKIFFTGSVATGKTLIPLRFPR, from the coding sequence ATGTCAGTCAACACAATCGCCAATCCAAACTTAAAAACAAACGGCAATTACACAGGGAAAGGGTATCAGGTGGCACAGAATCCGGCCACTTTAGAGGAAATCGGCCGGGTTGCGAACACAGATCTCACAAAAATGCCTGAAATTTTTAAAAAGGCGAGAGACGCTCAAAAACAATGGGCTCAGACAAAGTTTACGATTCGTAAAAAACACGTTCTTAAAATGCGGGATTATATCGTGGATCATGCGGAAGAGTTAGCGGAAATTGTAAGCAAGGATAATGGGAAATCCCGAATGGATGCGCTTGCAACCGAGGTTCTTCCTGCGGCTCTCGCGGCGGATTGGTATGCGAAGAATGCAAGACATCACCTTCAACCTAAAAAACTTCCGATGTCCACGTTCTTATTTTTTAACAAAAAAAACGAACTGCACAGAGTTCCTCTCGGTGTGGTTGGAATCATCAGTCCTTGGAATTATCCTCTCTCCATTCCGTTCGGGGAGATTACGATGGGTTTGATGGCGGGTAACGCAATTCTCTTAAAGGTGGCTCAGGCTACGATTCTCGTGGGACAAGCGATTGAAAGGATCGTGGCCGCGGGAGAATTGCCGGAAGGACTTTTTTATCATATTGTGGGTTCGGGCGGCTCTGTTTCCAAAGGTTTTTTTGAGAATCGTGTGGATAAAATATTCTTCACCGGATCGGTTGCGACCGGTAAAACCTTGATACCGCTGCGGTTCCCACGTTAA
- a CDS encoding acetyl-CoA hydrolase/transferase family protein translates to MKDKYISADSALSEVKTGQRVFIHSVAAAPPLLIDALSARSSELTDIEIIHLHTEGKTPYAEPGMEGKFFINSLFVAANTRKAVEEGRGDYIPIFLSECPSLFRKKILPLDVALVQVSPPDKHGFCSLGISVDISKAAVETAKIVIAQVNKNMPRTHGDGIIHADQIHSFVEGHLPLHEHISETPSSIELAIGKNVASLVEDGATLQMGIGAIPNAVLTCLLSHKDLGIHTEMFSDGVMELVQKGVITGIHKKKHPGKIVSGFVMGSRKLYDFIDDNPQVAMLDIGYINDPHVIRKNPKVTAINSAVEVDLTGQVCADSIGTKQYSGVGGQMDFIRGASLSSGGKPIIALPSTTSKGESRIVSVLKPGADVVTTRAHVHYIVTEYGIANLYGKNLRQRAKALIAIAHPDHREQLEKEALERFRIL, encoded by the coding sequence ATGAAAGATAAATATATTTCTGCAGATTCGGCTCTTTCCGAAGTCAAAACAGGTCAAAGGGTTTTTATACACAGCGTCGCGGCCGCTCCACCCTTATTAATCGATGCGTTATCCGCGCGTTCCTCCGAACTGACCGACATAGAGATCATCCATCTTCACACCGAAGGGAAGACTCCTTATGCCGAACCGGGAATGGAAGGTAAATTTTTTATCAATTCCTTATTTGTCGCCGCCAATACCCGAAAAGCAGTCGAGGAAGGAAGAGGAGACTATATTCCGATTTTCTTAAGTGAATGCCCTTCTTTATTTAGAAAAAAAATTCTTCCTTTGGATGTTGCACTCGTTCAAGTATCGCCGCCCGATAAACACGGTTTTTGTTCCTTGGGAATTTCGGTGGATATCAGTAAGGCGGCGGTCGAAACCGCCAAAATCGTAATCGCACAAGTAAACAAAAACATGCCTCGGACTCACGGAGACGGAATCATTCACGCTGACCAAATCCATTCCTTTGTGGAAGGGCATCTACCGCTCCACGAACACATTTCCGAAACACCCTCTTCGATCGAACTCGCAATCGGAAAAAACGTGGCCTCTCTTGTCGAAGACGGAGCGACTCTTCAAATGGGAATCGGAGCCATACCCAATGCAGTCCTAACGTGTTTGCTTTCTCATAAGGATTTGGGAATTCATACAGAGATGTTTTCGGACGGGGTGATGGAACTCGTTCAAAAGGGAGTTATTACGGGAATTCATAAAAAGAAACATCCCGGAAAGATCGTTTCCGGTTTTGTGATGGGAAGCAGAAAACTCTATGATTTTATAGACGACAACCCGCAAGTCGCGATGTTGGACATCGGCTATATCAACGATCCGCACGTGATCCGAAAAAATCCAAAGGTTACCGCGATCAACTCGGCTGTGGAAGTGGATCTTACCGGACAGGTTTGCGCGGATTCGATCGGGACCAAACAGTATTCCGGAGTCGGCGGTCAGATGGATTTTATCCGAGGCGCTTCGCTTTCTTCAGGTGGCAAACCCATCATCGCCCTGCCCTCCACAACTTCCAAGGGAGAATCTCGAATCGTTTCCGTCCTCAAACCCGGAGCCGACGTGGTAACGACTCGAGCCCATGTCCACTATATCGTTACCGAATACGGAATTGCAAATTTATACGGAAAAAATTTGAGGCAACGAGCCAAGGCTCTCATTGCGATCGCACATCCGGATCACCGGGAACAACTTGAAAAGGAAGCGCTGGAGAGATTTAGAATTCTTTAA
- a CDS encoding aldehyde dehydrogenase family protein: MIVLEDADLERAVNGAAWAGYQNAGQSCGGVERVYVQEKVYDRFVNLLAAKTKAIRHGADLNFEIDMGSMTTEEQLSTVKQQVDGAVRQGAKIVAQSSPSGNTKGHFYPATLIVDVNHSMELMKEENFGPVIPVMKFKTIEEAISLANDSSMALTSSVWTRNLSLGKKIAKKLESGVTTINDHLYTHGQSETPWGGWKESGLGRTHSGLGFDEMTQAKLVNWDIIPSKRNIWWYPFSKTSYEAILAAMRFNFTKNPISLIVNGIKLTTFMIGKMFTSWKV; this comes from the coding sequence ATGATCGTTTTAGAAGATGCAGATTTGGAACGCGCAGTAAACGGTGCGGCTTGGGCAGGTTATCAAAACGCGGGTCAATCCTGCGGCGGTGTGGAACGAGTGTATGTGCAGGAAAAAGTATATGATCGATTTGTAAACTTATTAGCCGCAAAAACAAAGGCGATTCGTCACGGAGCGGATTTGAACTTCGAAATCGATATGGGTTCAATGACTACGGAAGAACAGCTCAGCACCGTAAAACAGCAAGTAGACGGAGCCGTAAGACAAGGAGCGAAGATCGTCGCCCAATCCTCTCCGAGCGGAAATACAAAAGGACATTTTTATCCCGCGACCTTGATCGTAGATGTAAACCATTCTATGGAATTGATGAAAGAGGAGAATTTCGGTCCAGTCATTCCTGTGATGAAATTCAAGACAATTGAAGAGGCGATCTCTCTCGCAAACGACTCTTCGATGGCTCTGACTTCTTCCGTTTGGACTCGCAATCTTTCTCTCGGAAAAAAGATCGCAAAAAAATTAGAGTCCGGCGTGACTACAATCAACGATCATCTCTACACTCATGGACAATCCGAAACTCCCTGGGGCGGTTGGAAGGAATCGGGATTGGGAAGAACTCACTCTGGTCTCGGATTCGATGAAATGACTCAAGCTAAACTTGTGAACTGGGACATCATTCCTTCTAAAAGAAATATTTGGTGGTATCCATTTAGCAAAACTTCGTATGAAGCGATCCTTGCGGCGATGCGATTTAATTTTACCAAAAATCCGATCTCTCTGATCGTAAACGGAATCAAACTCACTACCTTTATGATCGGTAAGATGTTTACTTCTTGGAAGGTTTGA
- a CDS encoding UDP-2,3-diacylglucosamine diphosphatase, with product MKFERNKIYEGIFLSDIHYLLDKKIKTHKHKELFQFLDHLQKKNVRFQTVYLVGDIIENWFFSASRKLRRSKKRFNKLFDRLDLLSAPGGNKIYIVGNHDSTSYLMDLPPKIAKYLREREWNICEKTETPHLIALHGHQGQYNRFTWIGSIFLLRFLHTIALLVPNLFRFSEAFYHKHLNRQDPTTTEEILRYYERLSRIAHQGDKVLISGHTHDFLCIPNLRIINTGDWVKSNSFVLQDGFKFIGAKMNKRGEFSKEFVYKHREDSSL from the coding sequence ATGAAATTCGAAAGGAACAAAATCTATGAAGGAATTTTTCTTTCGGACATTCACTATCTTCTCGATAAAAAGATAAAAACGCACAAGCACAAAGAGCTTTTTCAATTCTTAGATCATCTTCAAAAAAAGAACGTTCGATTTCAGACCGTCTATCTCGTGGGAGATATCATCGAAAATTGGTTTTTCAGCGCATCACGCAAATTGCGCAGAAGCAAAAAAAGATTCAACAAACTCTTTGATCGTCTGGATCTGTTATCCGCTCCGGGGGGCAATAAGATTTATATCGTGGGAAATCACGATTCTACTTCGTATTTGATGGATCTGCCTCCGAAAATCGCAAAATACCTCAGAGAAAGAGAATGGAATATTTGTGAAAAAACGGAAACGCCTCATTTGATCGCGCTGCACGGCCACCAGGGACAATACAATCGGTTTACATGGATCGGCTCTATTTTTTTATTACGTTTTTTGCATACGATTGCCCTTTTGGTTCCAAACTTGTTCCGATTTTCGGAAGCCTTTTATCACAAACATCTCAATAGACAAGATCCGACTACCACCGAAGAAATTTTAAGATATTACGAACGTCTTTCCAGAATCGCTCATCAAGGAGATAAGGTTTTGATTTCGGGACATACTCATGATTTTTTATGCATTCCTAATCTTAGAATCATCAACACGGGTGATTGGGTAAAAAGCAATAGTTTTGTTTTGCAGGACGGTTTCAAATTTATCGGAGCAAAAATGAATAAAAGAGGAGAATTCTCAAAAGAATTCGTCTATAAACATCGGGAAGATTCCTCGCTTTAG
- a CDS encoding MFS transporter encodes MSSQPPRNIYVKSEGMLIFVLAAIQFTHILDFVIMMPLGSYFQEAFHINPREFSFLISAYTYSAFAAGIIGALFIDRFNRKTAAIFLYLGFIIGTALCAIADSYILLLAARIIAGAFGGVLGSVIFAIVGDVIVMERRGRATGAIMGAFSVSSVIGIPLGLKIAEYYGWNMSFAGIVVMSLPILVLMYYHLPHIPPYQSAGDNPVKNFIRILTYKKYTASYMLIMFVILGGFTVIPFIAPYMERNVGIFKEDIPWIYFFGGLVTFFSSRVIGIISDKIGKHRVFYILVPLSFIPIFIMTNLGKTSLVGVVILTTAFMVIVSGRWIPALALITSSTEPKDRGRFMTVISSFQNLASGLGATIGGSILVAASPTAPYQNYDIAGYLAMGFNVIALVLISRVKAVS; translated from the coding sequence ATGTCTTCACAACCGCCTCGTAACATATATGTCAAATCCGAAGGAATGCTGATTTTCGTTTTAGCGGCGATTCAGTTTACGCACATTCTTGATTTCGTAATCATGATGCCCTTGGGGAGCTACTTTCAAGAGGCCTTTCATATCAATCCGAGAGAATTTTCGTTTTTGATTTCGGCTTATACGTATAGCGCGTTTGCAGCGGGAATCATCGGGGCGCTTTTTATCGACCGATTCAATCGGAAGACCGCAGCCATCTTTTTATATCTCGGTTTTATCATCGGCACTGCGTTGTGTGCGATTGCAGATTCCTACATTCTTCTTTTGGCCGCTCGGATCATTGCCGGTGCGTTTGGAGGAGTTCTCGGCTCCGTTATTTTTGCGATCGTAGGCGATGTGATTGTTATGGAAAGAAGGGGAAGGGCGACCGGAGCGATCATGGGAGCGTTTTCGGTTTCTTCGGTAATCGGAATTCCTTTAGGGCTCAAGATTGCGGAATATTATGGTTGGAATATGTCCTTTGCAGGGATCGTAGTGATGAGTCTGCCGATTTTAGTCCTCATGTATTATCATCTTCCGCACATTCCTCCGTATCAATCTGCGGGCGACAACCCGGTCAAAAATTTCATTCGAATTCTCACTTATAAAAAATATACGGCCTCGTATATGCTGATCATGTTTGTGATTCTCGGCGGATTTACGGTAATTCCTTTTATCGCCCCTTATATGGAAAGAAACGTGGGGATTTTTAAAGAAGACATTCCGTGGATCTATTTTTTTGGAGGATTGGTCACCTTCTTTTCTTCGAGAGTGATCGGAATCATTTCCGATAAGATCGGAAAACACAGGGTTTTCTATATTCTGGTTCCGTTATCCTTTATTCCCATTTTTATCATGACCAATTTGGGAAAAACGTCTCTCGTCGGAGTTGTGATTTTGACGACCGCCTTTATGGTGATCGTTTCGGGAAGATGGATTCCGGCGTTGGCATTGATTACATCCAGCACAGAACCGAAAGACCGAGGCCGTTTTATGACTGTGATTTCTTCCTTTCAAAACCTTGCATCCGGTTTGGGCGCTACGATCGGCGGAAGCATTCTTGTCGCCGCGAGTCCGACGGCTCCGTATCAAAATTATGATATTGCGGGATACCTTGCGATGGGGTTTAACGTGATCGCTTTGGTTTTGATCTCGAGAGTCAAAGCGGTTTCTTAG
- a CDS encoding patatin-like phospholipase family protein, with protein MKRALILSGGGARGAYQAGVLRYLEEIQFKPDIICGTSVGAITATAMGCGMNASEITKLWKSIEAKKVMRYSIWNDLVDIFVKNYSPLTDTTPLKNLLYSHLDFRNLRKSPAEIIISAVNILTAELVFFRNKEIDIEHVMASSAIPMFFPWQYVDGKPHWDGGVMANTPILPAMERGATDIVVVLLSPVGGIDMGLPKTRREGLERVFELSLIGSYQTVMANVNFEKKMRKGKKSRLSSLLSIPSAGRPELKIRTIGPRTSLGFGSILNFSQVQADYLISRGYEDARIQFGESSAP; from the coding sequence ATGAAACGTGCCCTTATCTTATCCGGTGGAGGAGCCCGAGGCGCTTACCAAGCCGGGGTTCTTCGTTACTTGGAAGAAATTCAGTTTAAACCGGACATCATATGCGGAACTTCTGTCGGAGCGATCACTGCTACGGCAATGGGTTGCGGAATGAATGCTTCTGAGATCACAAAACTCTGGAAGTCTATCGAAGCCAAAAAAGTGATGCGTTATTCGATTTGGAACGATCTCGTAGATATCTTTGTAAAAAATTATTCGCCGTTAACGGATACGACCCCTCTTAAAAATCTTCTCTATTCTCATTTGGACTTTCGGAATCTCCGAAAAAGTCCGGCCGAAATCATCATTAGCGCTGTGAATATTTTAACCGCCGAACTCGTATTCTTTCGAAACAAGGAAATCGATATAGAACATGTGATGGCTTCTTCGGCGATTCCCATGTTTTTTCCTTGGCAGTATGTGGACGGAAAACCGCATTGGGATGGAGGAGTGATGGCGAATACTCCGATTCTTCCTGCAATGGAAAGAGGGGCGACGGACATAGTCGTGGTTTTGCTTTCTCCGGTGGGCGGGATCGATATGGGACTTCCGAAAACAAGAAGGGAGGGTTTGGAACGAGTGTTTGAACTTTCACTCATAGGTTCCTATCAAACTGTGATGGCGAATGTGAATTTTGAGAAAAAAATGAGAAAGGGAAAAAAATCCAGACTCTCTTCTTTGTTATCGATTCCGAGTGCGGGCCGACCGGAGCTAAAAATTAGAACGATCGGCCCCAGGACTTCTTTGGGTTTTGGAAGTATTTTGAATTTTTCCCAAGTTCAAGCCGATTATCTGATCAGTCGAGGTTACGAAGACGCAAGAATTCAATTCGGAGAATCGAGCGCCCCATAG
- a CDS encoding Yip1 family protein: MFNFSYSFQTIVAEARDILIKPVSFWQNLPKTPETILSLYFRFLTFLGFFYISAVLGMTLFTPTGVSAPPISFLFFEIPIVYFLASLIAFPVLGFCYMFISWACGGVTNWERSFRASTAIFSTFWIGAILQSFGGLIHLYAGIGIGTAFIFYIPFLFFLALTLYLEAPVKRTAIILCVFFAFLFYIQYSRMSSYIKDYKLMESMNSKKTETSREEEQKGENEAAEIIRKAMEKAQSEGKK, translated from the coding sequence ATGTTTAATTTTTCTTATTCCTTTCAAACCATTGTTGCCGAAGCACGAGACATACTGATCAAACCGGTGTCCTTTTGGCAAAATCTTCCCAAAACACCCGAAACAATCTTATCCTTGTATTTTCGCTTTCTAACCTTTCTCGGTTTTTTTTATATAAGCGCCGTTTTAGGTATGACTCTTTTTACTCCCACCGGTGTTTCGGCTCCTCCGATTTCATTTTTATTTTTTGAAATCCCGATCGTTTACTTCTTAGCGAGTTTAATCGCATTTCCCGTTTTAGGATTTTGTTATATGTTTATCTCTTGGGCATGTGGAGGGGTGACAAATTGGGAACGCAGCTTTCGAGCAAGCACCGCGATCTTCAGTACATTTTGGATCGGAGCCATTTTACAAAGTTTTGGAGGACTGATCCATCTGTATGCCGGAATCGGAATCGGAACCGCGTTTATCTTTTACATTCCCTTTTTATTTTTTCTTGCATTGACCTTGTATTTGGAAGCTCCCGTAAAAAGAACCGCCATTATACTTTGTGTATTCTTTGCTTTTCTTTTTTACATTCAGTATTCAAGAATGTCTTCATATATCAAAGACTACAAACTGATGGAAAGCATGAATTCTAAAAAAACAGAGACAAGTAGAGAGGAAGAACAAAAAGGCGAGAACGAAGCAGCGGAAATCATTCGGAAAGCGATGGAAAAAGCGCAATCGGAAGGGAAAAAATAG
- a CDS encoding FMN-binding glutamate synthase family protein — translation MQIPDYSAILQLILENPWSSFFYAFGVYTVIALLHDIFQRRHAIKHNFPLVGRLRYLFEMIGPELRQYWVANDKEEMPFSRAERSWVYATAKKQNNNFGFGTTELLYEAGYPIIKHSAFPFPESKVKHLKNDTSMIPCLKVIGEFHNRKKPFRPPSVVNISAMSYGSLGKNAVSALNKGAMMAHCYQNTGEGGISPFHKLGGDIVWQIGTGYFGTRDEKGNFSLDMFAQKIEENPQIRMIEIKLSQGAKPGKGGILPGKKVTEQIAKIRGVPAGVDCVSPNAHSEFGNVNELIDFVERLHSASGLPIGIKSAIGEIHFWEELATRMKETGKGPDFITIDGGEGGTGAAPLAFADHVSLPFKVGFARVYQIFQNMRLSERVAWIGSGKLGFPDRAIVAFAMGCDLINVAREAMMSIGCIQAQRCHTDHCPAGVATQNRWLQAGLDIDLKAERNANYIKGLRREVLSVTHAAGYEHPLQFRGTDIEISAGLNIFKTLESVLGYKRDHVHFTKMLDYTDHTYLEEYMQGVTKHEPIVRNSK, via the coding sequence ATGCAAATTCCTGATTATTCTGCGATTCTTCAGTTGATTTTGGAAAACCCGTGGTCTTCTTTTTTTTACGCGTTCGGTGTTTATACCGTCATCGCTCTTCTACACGATATCTTTCAGAGAAGACATGCAATCAAACATAACTTCCCTCTTGTAGGAAGGCTTCGTTATCTTTTTGAAATGATCGGGCCCGAGCTGCGTCAATACTGGGTGGCGAATGATAAGGAAGAAATGCCTTTTAGCAGAGCGGAACGTTCCTGGGTGTATGCGACCGCAAAAAAACAAAACAACAACTTCGGATTCGGAACCACCGAGCTTCTTTACGAAGCCGGATATCCGATCATCAAACACAGCGCGTTTCCATTTCCGGAATCAAAGGTAAAACATCTCAAAAACGATACTTCCATGATTCCCTGTCTCAAAGTAATCGGAGAATTTCACAATCGTAAAAAACCGTTTCGTCCACCCTCCGTAGTCAACATATCCGCAATGTCCTACGGTTCCTTAGGTAAAAACGCAGTCTCCGCATTGAACAAGGGAGCGATGATGGCTCATTGTTATCAAAACACGGGCGAAGGTGGAATCAGTCCTTTTCATAAATTGGGCGGAGATATCGTTTGGCAGATCGGAACCGGCTACTTCGGAACCCGGGATGAAAAGGGTAATTTTTCCTTGGATATGTTTGCGCAAAAGATCGAGGAGAATCCGCAAATTCGAATGATCGAAATCAAACTTTCGCAAGGAGCCAAACCCGGCAAGGGAGGAATTTTACCCGGCAAAAAAGTCACGGAACAGATCGCAAAAATCCGAGGAGTTCCCGCGGGTGTGGATTGTGTTTCGCCTAACGCGCATTCCGAATTCGGAAACGTAAACGAGTTGATCGATTTTGTCGAAAGACTTCATTCCGCAAGCGGGCTACCGATTGGGATCAAAAGCGCCATCGGAGAGATTCATTTCTGGGAAGAACTCGCAACACGGATGAAGGAAACCGGAAAAGGTCCCGATTTTATCACGATCGACGGAGGAGAAGGCGGAACCGGAGCCGCTCCCCTCGCCTTTGCGGATCACGTTTCGCTTCCGTTCAAAGTAGGGTTCGCGAGAGTGTATCAAATCTTTCAGAACATGCGACTTTCCGAAAGGGTCGCCTGGATCGGAAGCGGTAAATTAGGTTTTCCTGATAGAGCCATCGTTGCCTTTGCAATGGGTTGCGACTTGATCAATGTCGCGAGAGAAGCGATGATGTCCATCGGCTGTATCCAAGCTCAACGTTGTCATACTGACCATTGCCCCGCCGGAGTCGCCACTCAAAACCGATGGCTACAGGCTGGATTGGATATCGATCTCAAGGCGGAAAGAAATGCAAATTATATCAAAGGCCTGCGAAGAGAAGTACTATCGGTCACTCACGCCGCGGGTTACGAACATCCGCTTCAATTTAGAGGAACCGATATCGAGATCAGCGCCGGATTGAATATTTTTAAAACACTGGAGAGCGTTTTGGGTTATAAAAGAGACCATGTTCACTTTACAAAAATGCTGGATTATACAGACCACACCTATTTGGAAGAATACATGCAAGGTGTTACAAAACACGAACCGATCGTTAGAAATTCAAAATAG